The region GACAAATACCTCTAAGACAACTGGAAGCACAAGTTACAAGCACAGTTTAAGAGATGACACATGCAAACAGAAGACCTTAACCCTGATCCTGGAGAAACACAAGAACGAAGTATGAACTACTTAGCAGAGAGAAGCGGTGTCTCTTGTTTGTAACGGATCCACTCACAACACCTTGTAGTTACTTTTAGGATAGATGATTTTCAATTGGTATTAAAGTGCTTCAAGAAGAACTGAGTAATTCCTGCAAAGCTTCCTGCTGTTCCTCATCAAGTTGGGATGTGCATTCCAACCATAATTCTTCAGAAGTCTGTATCTGACGAACAACATTAGCTAGGCGTTTGGCACAGGGGTCTTCACGGCTAATAGTCTCGTTAATTTTCCCTTCTGCAATTATGCTGATGATTTTGGGAAGGTTGGAGTTATCTGGACCGATCACAACTGGGTGGTTACTTTCAATGAGGTCACAGAGAAAATTCAAAGTCTGAATAGCTTCTTCTTTATCTTCATGCAggggaagccaggacagccagtgtgggaGAACTTCATCTACGTTTACACAGTTGGGCTTGAACTTCATAATCTTTCCTATTGCCGAGATACAGTTCTCCGTAGCAATGACATTCTTCTTGGTTTTGGAATTTGCACACTTAATAACCTTTACCAAGAGTGGAACAGCTTCGGAACATAAAGAGCGATAATCATCTCCACCGAACTGTGCCATCGCGCCCAGTCCGTAGGCGGCGGCTTGCCTGACTTCCGGGTTGTCGTCTCGCATGTTGAGCAGCATTGGCCACCGAAAATACTCAACGTATTTGAATGAGGTTGGACTGCAGTGCTCGATGACGTCATCAAATATGCACAGTCCCCACTGTCTGTCTGGCCACGGCCTGCTCGAACAAATCAGATTTACAATTAGTGGGAGCAGCTGTTCAAACCACGGCAAAATCTTTTCCTTGTAAGTACTAAACAACGAGCGCAAAATGTCTGACACTTTGGTCAGAATGTAAACGTCACATTCATCCTCATCTTGAAGGGACATCTCAACCTGTTGGTCATagctctcttcttgcctctttaCTTGCCGTAGCTCTTGGTTCTTGAAGTGTCCTTCAAGTTTTGCCTTCAAAATCCCTCCCAGTTCTTCCAAGTGGTCATCATTGAGACAGCCATCTCCCATTACCTCAATGGACTTTGCAAAAGAATTCATTATTTCTGAGAGGACGTCCGTGTCAGGTTCTGTTCCGATAGCTTTGATTAACGGATCACATATCAACTGCCACATCTGGGACAGATACTCTGAGCCACGAATTCTTGCACACTCCAGGAGAAAGGGCATGGCTTCTGCGGCTGCCACTCGAACATTGTCGTGAAAATAAAACTTCAGCAGAGGAACCATCAGCTTCACAACTTGCTCTGTGTACTCCACAAACCCTTCTCGTAACTCCTTAGCGTAGTAAACCAACATCTGGCAAGCAGTTGCTTTGGCTTCAAGTCCTGAGGTTTTAATCCCAAAGCTTTGCTGGTCGCCGAGATTTACAAACTGCCAGCCATCATCATCGGTCATGTTCTCCACATCTTGCGTGTCTAAGAGAGCAACGTCGGGTTTAGCTGAAGCCGTCTTAACAAGAGGCTCAATAACCAGCGGAAGATACTGCTCAAAGTCCTTTCCGAGAATTTTACACATTCTAGCCCATGCTGAAACCATGTAAGACGTCTGCGGGTCGTCCTCTTCCATATTATTTAGGTCGGACTGTGTCTTCAGCAGTAACTGCATCACATTCGATGCATCCTGCATAAATTTTTCCTTCCCAACAGCAAGACCAACGTGGCTAATGCACTCAATAGTTTTTCCTCGAAGAAGCCTGAGCTCCTTTTGAACAGCAAGCTCCACAACCTGTTTGAGTGAGGGCATAAATATGTCATAATATGGAACAAAGCTTTCTTCGATTGCATCTGCAACCGAGGCAATGGTTGTCACAAGTTGTTCTAAGGCCAACTTAGTCCCATTCCGAATCAGCTCCTGAAGTTTAATTACCAAGATGGAATGTAGactttttatcatattttccaaATATAGAACTAGCAATGGTTTGGGGCAGTCTTCCATAAAAATAACAAGAGCGGAAGCTGCGTGAGATTGCACACGCTGATTACCTTGATTTTCCATGGTTCGCAACAAAGCTGTAATCACTAGTTCATGGAATTTCTTTTGGAAGTTAGGTGCAAAATCGGTAGCCATCTGTCCAAGCGTAGTACAGGCAGCAGCCCTCACCCTTGGATGAGAATcctgaagaaaaagcaaaaccgAGTTAACCGTTTCGTCTAGAATTGGTTCCATTTGCTGATGGCAACCTTCTCCGATGGCTGACAAGGCCATTAATCCGGCATGTCGACATTTCCAGTCATGGCTCTGAAGCATCTGCATAATATGCTCCTTGGTCATTGGCAAAACAACTTTTCCACCAAGTCCACAAGCCAGTCTGTCCAGCGCACTCTCAGCAGCAACCGCATTACTGTCGAAATCATCTTCTTCCATTTCATCTGCATTCACCCAGTCCTCATCATCCTGTAGATCAACCATCATGGCTAATATATGGGGCACCGCCTGCGCAATGATACTCGTATGCTTTTTCAACATTGGAGTTGCAGTTTCCGATAAGGTCACTATTACTTCCAGAGCCAGCTGGCGCTGCAGATTACTAAGTCTAGAGTCTCCACATAACTTCAGGCTCAACTGCAGAGTATCTTCTAAATAGGGACCCAAGTACTTAGGGACGGTGTCTGCAATC is a window of Acomys russatus chromosome 5, mAcoRus1.1, whole genome shotgun sequence DNA encoding:
- the Ranbp6 gene encoding ran-binding protein 6 isoform X1, which translates into the protein MAAAGSAGMPATVSEKQEFYQLLKNLINPSCMVRRQAEEVYENIPGLCKTTFLLDAVRNRRAGYEVRQMAAALLRRLLSSGFEEVYPNLPSDVQRDVKIELILAVKLETHASMRKKLCDIFAVLARNLIDEDGTNHWPEGLKFLIDSIHSKNVVLWEVALHVFWHFPGIFGSQDRHDLDIIKRLLDQCIQDQEHPAIRTLSARAAAAFVLANENNIALFKDFADLLPGILQAVNDSCYQDDDSVLESLVEIADTVPKYLGPYLEDTLQLSLKLCGDSRLSNLQRQLALEVIVTLSETATPMLKKHTSIIAQAVPHILAMMVDLQDDEDWVNADEMEEDDFDSNAVAAESALDRLACGLGGKVVLPMTKEHIMQMLQSHDWKCRHAGLMALSAIGEGCHQQMEPILDETVNSVLLFLQDSHPRVRAAACTTLGQMATDFAPNFQKKFHELVITALLRTMENQGNQRVQSHAASALVIFMEDCPKPLLVLYLENMIKSLHSILVIKLQELIRNGTKLALEQLVTTIASVADAIEESFVPYYDIFMPSLKQVVELAVQKELRLLRGKTIECISHVGLAVGKEKFMQDASNVMQLLLKTQSDLNNMEEDDPQTSYMVSAWARMCKILGKDFEQYLPLVIEPLVKTASAKPDVALLDTQDVENMTDDDGWQFVNLGDQQSFGIKTSGLEAKATACQMLVYYAKELREGFVEYTEQVVKLMVPLLKFYFHDNVRVAAAEAMPFLLECARIRGSEYLSQMWQLICDPLIKAIGTEPDTDVLSEIMNSFAKSIEVMGDGCLNDDHLEELGGILKAKLEGHFKNQELRQVKRQEESYDQQVEMSLQDEDECDVYILTKVSDILRSLFSTYKEKILPWFEQLLPLIVNLICSSRPWPDRQWGLCIFDDVIEHCSPTSFKYVEYFRWPMLLNMRDDNPEVRQAAAYGLGAMAQFGGDDYRSLCSEAVPLLVKVIKCANSKTKKNVIATENCISAIGKIMKFKPNCVNVDEVLPHWLSWLPLHEDKEEAIQTLNFLCDLIESNHPVVIGPDNSNLPKIISIIAEGKINETISREDPCAKRLANVVRQIQTSEELWLECTSQLDEEQQEALQELLSSS